One genomic window of Microbacterium testaceum StLB037 includes the following:
- a CDS encoding glycosyl hydrolase 53 family protein, whose translation MPKHPRPTALAALTLGVALAAAPLTAAQAAPADEPVEAGITVPRVEGLASDFALGVDVSSVLSLEESGVVFRDDDGAPADLFTVLADHGVTDVRVRVWNDPFDAEGRGYGGGNVGVERAVEIGERATAAGLGVAVDFHYSDFWADPAKQKAPKAWAGMDATETAAAVGDFTRDALTKFVDAGVDVKLVQVGNETNGGVAGVTGWPEMAAVFSAGSAAVREVIPDALVAVHVTNPERPGHYAAYAAELAANDVDYDVFASSYYPFWHGTTENLTTVLRQVADTYDKKVMVAETSWVRTLDDADGHPDVIDSAEDAEAYPISVQGQATALRDVIQAVADVGDAGIGAYYWEPAWLPVGSPDRLAQNRVLWERDGSGWATSFAGEYDPEDAGEYFGGSAWDNQSLFDVDGTPLESLRTFAYVRTGAVAPREVTGVDTVRIAVTAGDELTLPERVTVRFSDGTSEESAVIWEAAPDLSQPGAYEIAGTTADGYAALAVVTVSAENLLRNPGFEDADVSMWAVEGPVSLRATDDPRTGERSAHFFAAEAMSFTLEQRVDDLPAGRYVAAGALQGGAFGDGTATIELISDADTAAAPFAAGGWRVWSEPRTDEIEIAMGESLTVRVSADLPAGAWGTIDDLALERVGDAAPAPEEPAPGEPTPGPTPSEPTPTAPAPTPGAPTPSATPSPTQTAPGGLAATGTSVPFGLAAAGLLALAAGAGLILRHRRR comes from the coding sequence ATGCCGAAACACCCCCGTCCCACGGCCCTCGCGGCCCTGACCCTCGGCGTCGCCCTCGCGGCGGCGCCCCTCACGGCGGCTCAGGCCGCGCCCGCCGACGAGCCGGTCGAGGCGGGGATCACCGTCCCGCGCGTCGAGGGCCTGGCATCCGACTTCGCCCTCGGTGTCGACGTGTCGTCGGTGCTGTCGCTCGAGGAGTCGGGAGTCGTCTTCCGTGACGACGACGGCGCCCCCGCCGACCTGTTCACCGTGCTCGCCGACCACGGCGTGACCGACGTGCGCGTGCGGGTGTGGAACGACCCGTTCGACGCCGAAGGCCGCGGGTACGGCGGCGGCAACGTCGGTGTGGAGCGGGCCGTCGAGATCGGCGAGCGCGCGACCGCCGCGGGTCTCGGCGTCGCCGTCGACTTCCATTACTCCGACTTCTGGGCCGACCCGGCGAAGCAGAAGGCGCCGAAGGCATGGGCGGGAATGGATGCCACCGAGACCGCCGCCGCGGTCGGGGACTTCACCCGCGACGCGCTGACGAAGTTCGTCGACGCCGGTGTCGACGTGAAGCTCGTCCAGGTGGGCAACGAGACCAATGGCGGCGTCGCCGGGGTCACCGGCTGGCCCGAGATGGCAGCCGTGTTCTCCGCCGGATCCGCCGCCGTGCGGGAGGTCATCCCCGACGCCCTCGTCGCCGTGCACGTCACGAACCCCGAGCGCCCCGGACACTACGCCGCGTACGCCGCGGAGCTCGCGGCGAACGACGTCGACTACGACGTGTTCGCGTCGTCGTACTACCCGTTCTGGCACGGCACCACCGAGAACCTCACGACGGTGCTGCGCCAGGTCGCCGACACGTACGACAAGAAGGTCATGGTCGCCGAGACGTCGTGGGTCCGCACGCTCGATGACGCCGACGGTCACCCCGACGTGATCGACAGCGCCGAGGACGCCGAGGCCTACCCCATCAGTGTCCAGGGTCAGGCGACCGCGCTCCGCGACGTCATCCAGGCCGTCGCCGACGTGGGCGACGCGGGCATCGGCGCGTACTACTGGGAGCCCGCGTGGCTGCCCGTCGGCTCGCCCGACCGGCTCGCGCAGAACCGGGTGCTCTGGGAACGCGACGGCTCCGGCTGGGCCACGAGCTTCGCGGGCGAGTACGACCCGGAGGATGCCGGCGAGTACTTCGGCGGGTCGGCGTGGGACAACCAGTCGCTCTTCGACGTCGACGGCACGCCTCTCGAGTCGCTGCGCACGTTCGCCTACGTCCGCACCGGCGCGGTCGCACCCCGGGAGGTCACCGGCGTCGACACCGTGCGCATCGCGGTGACCGCGGGCGACGAGCTCACCCTCCCCGAGCGGGTGACCGTGCGCTTCAGCGACGGCACGAGCGAGGAGAGCGCCGTGATCTGGGAAGCCGCTCCCGACCTCTCACAGCCCGGCGCCTACGAGATCGCCGGCACGACCGCCGACGGGTACGCGGCGCTGGCGGTGGTGACGGTCTCGGCCGAGAACCTGCTGCGCAACCCCGGGTTCGAGGATGCCGACGTCTCGATGTGGGCCGTGGAGGGTCCGGTGTCGCTGCGCGCGACCGACGACCCCCGCACGGGCGAGCGCTCGGCTCACTTCTTCGCCGCCGAGGCGATGTCGTTCACCCTCGAGCAGCGCGTCGACGACCTTCCGGCCGGCCGGTACGTCGCCGCCGGGGCCCTGCAGGGCGGCGCGTTCGGCGACGGGACGGCCACGATCGAGCTGATTTCGGATGCCGACACCGCTGCCGCTCCGTTCGCGGCGGGCGGGTGGCGGGTGTGGTCGGAGCCGCGCACCGACGAGATCGAGATCGCCATGGGCGAGAGCCTCACCGTGCGGGTGAGCGCCGACCTCCCGGCGGGTGCCTGGGGCACGATCGACGACCTCGCGCTGGAGCGGGTGGGCGATGCGGCACCGGCTCCCGAGGAGCCGGCACCCGGAGAACCCACGCCGGGACCGACGCCGAGCGAGCCGACACCGACCGCGCCCGCCCCGACCCCCGGTGCTCCCACGCCGTCTGCCACCCCTTCGCCGACGCAGACCGCGCCCGGCGGCCTGGCGGCGACGGGCACGAGCGTGCCGTTCGGACTCGCCGCGGCGGGCCTGCTCGCCCTCGCCGCCGGAGCCGGCCTCATCCTGCGTCACCGCCGCCGGTGA
- a CDS encoding sugar ABC transporter substrate-binding protein, translating into MRMTAPRRALLGSAAILAVSALALTGCSGGGSTDDAAQGGDGPEIVVWTDAEREQAIGDAAKAFEEETGATVRLVQKNFEDLRNDFIAQVPTGEGPDITVGAHDWLGALVAAGVVDTIDLGDTASNFEPVALEAMTYDGQLYALPYSLETVALVQNTALVGTEAPATWDDMIQRGLASGAERPFVINTAGETGDGYTMYGLQTSFGAPVFVQDASGSYTSEVGMGGAAGERFAQWLSTNGQAGYLSTTIDYDINNELFASGKAPYTVQGPWAISSFEGIDVAVNPIPSAGGETAAPFVGVQGFYLSAQSKNALLATEFLVNYLGTEDAQRALYEADPRIPAYTSLGQEVASDPIIAGFLASAQNGVPMPSIPEMGSVWDLWNAAEAQIISGAEPVSTWNQMITDLQSTLAG; encoded by the coding sequence ATGCGCATGACAGCACCCCGACGCGCACTCCTCGGCTCGGCGGCGATCCTCGCCGTCTCCGCCCTCGCCCTCACCGGCTGCTCCGGCGGCGGATCGACCGACGACGCCGCCCAGGGCGGCGACGGCCCCGAGATCGTGGTCTGGACCGACGCCGAGCGCGAGCAGGCCATCGGCGACGCCGCCAAGGCGTTCGAGGAGGAGACGGGCGCGACCGTGCGCCTCGTGCAGAAGAACTTCGAAGACCTCCGCAACGACTTCATCGCCCAGGTGCCCACCGGCGAGGGCCCCGACATCACCGTCGGCGCGCACGACTGGCTCGGCGCGCTCGTCGCCGCCGGTGTCGTCGACACGATCGATCTCGGCGACACCGCGTCGAACTTCGAGCCCGTCGCCCTCGAAGCGATGACATACGACGGGCAGCTCTACGCGCTGCCGTACTCGCTCGAGACCGTCGCCCTCGTCCAGAACACCGCGCTGGTGGGAACCGAGGCGCCCGCGACCTGGGACGACATGATCCAGCGGGGTCTGGCATCCGGAGCCGAGCGTCCGTTCGTCATCAACACCGCGGGCGAGACCGGCGACGGCTACACGATGTACGGCCTGCAGACCTCGTTCGGCGCCCCGGTGTTCGTGCAGGACGCCAGCGGTTCGTACACGTCCGAGGTCGGCATGGGCGGAGCCGCGGGCGAGCGCTTCGCGCAGTGGCTGTCGACCAACGGCCAGGCGGGCTACCTCTCGACCACGATCGACTACGACATCAACAATGAGCTCTTCGCGAGCGGCAAGGCGCCGTACACCGTGCAGGGTCCGTGGGCGATCAGCTCGTTCGAGGGCATCGATGTCGCGGTGAACCCGATCCCCAGCGCCGGCGGCGAGACCGCGGCCCCCTTCGTGGGCGTGCAGGGCTTCTACCTCAGCGCCCAGAGCAAGAACGCGCTGCTCGCGACGGAGTTCCTCGTGAACTACCTCGGCACCGAGGACGCGCAGCGCGCCCTGTACGAGGCCGACCCGCGCATCCCCGCGTACACCTCGCTCGGCCAGGAGGTGGCATCCGACCCGATCATCGCCGGCTTCCTCGCCTCGGCTCAGAACGGCGTGCCGATGCCCTCGATCCCCGAGATGGGGTCGGTGTGGGACCTGTGGAACGCCGCTGAGGCTCAGATCATCTCCGGCGCCGAGCCCGTCTCGACGTGGAACCAGATGATCACCGACCTGCAAAGCACGCTGGCCGGCTGA
- a CDS encoding ABC transporter permease subunit, giving the protein MSVTPPVAPPGAAPTAPARLRESHARAWRGIGVGFLVKLVIMAVVNAFGILTILTAVGADSWLLASITAVLLIVADIVYFTRRALPLKYLLPGLIFLFAFQVFIFGYTAYIAFTNYGTGHAGSQSQAVDATLIQGERRVDDSATYPMAVVERLGTYGLAIADDDVVRVGTPDEPLTTVDGEIGASGAPTEVSGWTVVPRAEVLTDPAVQQAAAALRVPLSDDPNDGALRTRDGSTATVYTSTLVWDEQAQTITDTTTGTVYTATDRGTFTSADGQSLPTGWYVNVGFENFLRVFTDGALLQPLLSVTGWTFAFAILSVVISFGLGLLFAMIFNDPRVRARKFLRTLFILPYAFPAFMSALLFRGMFNSEFGVINDVFFFGLPINWLGDPVLAKLAVLWVNVWLSYPYWFLVCTGALQALPSDTLEAAQLDGAGRWRSFRSIVLPLLLVSTAPLAISSFAFSFNNFTVIYMFNNGGPAIPGAPYALGSTDILISAIYDISGVSGGAADYGLASALSIVVFVVVGAISALAFRQTRKLEEFA; this is encoded by the coding sequence ATGTCGGTCACCCCTCCCGTCGCGCCCCCGGGCGCGGCCCCCACCGCCCCCGCGCGTCTGCGCGAGTCGCACGCCCGCGCCTGGCGCGGCATCGGCGTCGGCTTCCTCGTGAAGCTCGTCATCATGGCGGTCGTCAACGCCTTCGGCATCCTGACGATCCTCACCGCCGTCGGCGCCGACTCCTGGCTGCTGGCTTCGATCACCGCCGTGCTGCTGATCGTCGCCGACATCGTCTACTTCACCCGCCGCGCGCTGCCACTGAAGTACCTGCTGCCGGGGCTGATCTTCCTCTTCGCGTTCCAGGTCTTCATCTTCGGCTACACCGCCTACATCGCCTTCACGAACTACGGCACGGGCCACGCGGGATCGCAATCGCAGGCGGTGGATGCCACCCTGATCCAGGGCGAACGCCGGGTCGACGACTCCGCGACCTACCCGATGGCCGTCGTGGAACGCCTCGGCACGTACGGCCTCGCGATCGCCGACGACGACGTCGTGCGCGTGGGCACCCCCGACGAGCCCCTGACCACGGTCGACGGCGAGATCGGCGCAAGCGGCGCCCCCACCGAGGTGTCGGGCTGGACCGTCGTGCCGCGTGCCGAGGTGCTCACCGATCCCGCGGTGCAGCAGGCCGCCGCGGCCCTCCGGGTCCCCCTGTCCGACGACCCGAACGACGGCGCGCTGCGCACCCGCGACGGCTCGACCGCGACGGTGTACACCTCGACCCTCGTGTGGGACGAGCAGGCGCAGACCATCACCGACACCACGACCGGCACGGTCTACACCGCGACCGACCGCGGCACCTTCACCTCCGCGGACGGGCAGAGCCTGCCCACCGGCTGGTACGTCAACGTCGGGTTCGAGAACTTCCTGCGCGTGTTCACCGACGGCGCCCTCCTGCAACCGCTGCTGTCGGTCACGGGGTGGACGTTCGCGTTCGCGATCCTGTCGGTGGTGATCAGCTTCGGGCTCGGCTTGCTGTTCGCGATGATCTTCAACGACCCGCGCGTGCGGGCCCGCAAGTTCCTGCGGACCCTGTTCATCCTCCCGTACGCGTTCCCGGCGTTCATGTCGGCGCTGCTGTTCCGCGGCATGTTCAACTCCGAGTTCGGCGTCATCAACGACGTGTTCTTCTTCGGCCTGCCGATCAACTGGCTCGGCGATCCGGTGCTCGCGAAGCTCGCCGTGCTGTGGGTGAACGTGTGGCTCAGCTACCCGTACTGGTTCCTCGTGTGCACGGGTGCTCTGCAGGCCCTCCCCTCCGACACCCTCGAGGCCGCACAGCTCGACGGCGCCGGCCGGTGGCGCTCCTTCCGGTCGATCGTGCTGCCCCTGCTGCTCGTCTCGACCGCGCCGCTGGCGATCTCGTCGTTCGCCTTCAGCTTCAACAACTTCACCGTCATCTACATGTTCAACAACGGCGGGCCCGCGATACCCGGAGCGCCTTACGCACTGGGCTCGACCGACATCCTCATCTCGGCCATCTACGACATCTCCGGCGTCTCGGGCGGAGCCGCCGATTACGGCCTCGCGAGTGCGCTGTCGATCGTCGTGTTCGTCGTCGTCGGCGCCATCTCGGCGCTGGCCTTCCGTCAGACCCGCAAGCTGGAGGAGTTCGCATGA
- a CDS encoding sugar ABC transporter permease: MTVTARGTGRDAARTTPAKKRRWLAEVGWKYPVAALIAFYALFPLVYVLSASLNPRGSLASSNALFSAVDISNYAALAGTSYWTWVGNTLFIGGVASVGAVLMGAAGAYAFSRFRFSGRRASLTGLLIVQMFPQALAFVAIFLMLLTIGEVVPALGINSKLALICVYLGGALGANTFLMYGFFNTIPIEIDESAKIDGATHAQIFWRLIMPLVTPILAVVALLAFIAAFGDYILARIILVSEDNWTLAVGMYQWVSNQLTSRWGLFAAGSVLASIPVLALFLSLQRYIVGGLTQGSVKG, translated from the coding sequence ATGACCGTCACCGCACGCGGCACCGGGCGCGACGCCGCCCGCACCACCCCCGCGAAGAAGCGCCGCTGGCTCGCCGAGGTCGGCTGGAAGTACCCCGTCGCCGCGCTCATCGCCTTCTACGCGCTCTTCCCGCTCGTCTACGTCCTCTCGGCCTCGCTCAACCCGCGCGGCAGCCTCGCGTCGTCGAACGCGCTGTTCTCGGCGGTCGACATCTCGAACTACGCCGCCCTGGCGGGCACGAGCTACTGGACGTGGGTCGGCAACACCCTCTTCATCGGCGGCGTCGCCTCGGTGGGCGCGGTCCTCATGGGCGCGGCCGGCGCCTACGCGTTCTCACGCTTCCGCTTCTCGGGACGGCGCGCGAGCCTCACCGGCCTGCTCATCGTGCAGATGTTCCCGCAGGCGCTGGCCTTCGTCGCGATCTTCCTCATGCTCCTGACCATCGGCGAGGTCGTGCCCGCGCTCGGCATCAACTCGAAGCTCGCGCTCATCTGCGTGTACCTCGGCGGCGCCCTCGGGGCCAACACGTTCCTCATGTACGGCTTCTTCAACACGATCCCCATCGAGATCGACGAGTCCGCCAAGATCGACGGCGCCACGCACGCGCAGATCTTCTGGCGCCTGATCATGCCGCTCGTGACGCCGATCCTCGCCGTCGTGGCGCTGCTCGCCTTCATCGCCGCCTTCGGCGACTACATCCTGGCGCGCATCATCCTCGTGTCCGAGGACAACTGGACCCTCGCGGTCGGCATGTACCAGTGGGTCTCGAACCAGCTCACCTCGCGGTGGGGCCTGTTCGCCGCGGGCTCGGTGCTCGCGTCGATCCCGGTCCTCGCCCTGTTCCTGTCGCTGCAGCGCTACATCGTCGGCGGCCTGACCCAGGGGTCGGTCAAGGGCTGA
- a CDS encoding dolichyl-phosphate-mannose--protein mannosyltransferase: MSTDLSPLLPPVERTRLDRWRDALLADPRGLRLWRWLAPALVTLVAAVLRLIDIGNPHQLVFDETYYVKDAWSQWVLGYPSTWPEGADASFAAGDTDIFTGIGSYVVHPPLGRILIGAGMAVFGADSATGWRIAAAVFGTATVLLIYLVARTLTRSIPLATVASGLFAIDGLGIVLSRIALLDIFLTFFIVLTFWFVALDHQRTGERWAALWVAREGEAPMWGPILWNRPWLIAAGAAAGAATAVKWSGLYVLAAVGIYAVVTDALARRRADIGQWPMDAVRQGLVSFVLLVPVAAVVYLASWSGWLFTDGGYMRSTPVASPGFWSWVPAPLQSLWAYHEAMYRFHVGLVTPHAYASPAWQWPFLVRPTSMYWHQDDFGINGCGLPSGCTEAISSIANPLIWWAGIAASVYLLVRFVLVRDWRYAIVLTGLAATYVPWLLYPERTIFQFYTVAMLPFLVLALAFALRDVSRGIRGMSRASGQGIVAVFLVVCVLLSAFWYPVWAGLPVPYEFWRLHNWLTTWI; this comes from the coding sequence GTGAGCACCGACCTGTCCCCTCTGCTCCCCCCGGTCGAGCGCACACGCCTCGACCGGTGGCGTGACGCGCTGCTCGCCGACCCCCGGGGTCTCCGGCTGTGGCGGTGGCTGGCGCCCGCCCTCGTCACGCTCGTCGCGGCGGTGCTCCGCTTGATCGACATCGGCAACCCGCACCAGCTGGTGTTCGACGAGACGTACTACGTCAAGGACGCGTGGAGCCAGTGGGTCCTCGGCTACCCCTCGACCTGGCCCGAAGGTGCCGACGCGAGCTTCGCCGCGGGCGACACCGACATCTTCACCGGCATCGGCAGCTACGTCGTGCACCCCCCTCTCGGACGCATCCTCATCGGCGCCGGTATGGCCGTCTTCGGGGCGGATTCCGCAACCGGGTGGCGCATCGCCGCCGCCGTCTTCGGTACCGCGACCGTTCTGCTGATCTACCTCGTCGCGCGCACGCTCACCCGGTCGATACCGCTGGCGACCGTGGCATCCGGTCTCTTCGCGATCGACGGCCTCGGGATCGTCCTGAGCCGCATCGCGCTGCTCGACATCTTCCTCACCTTCTTCATCGTCCTGACGTTCTGGTTCGTCGCCCTCGACCATCAGCGCACGGGCGAGCGGTGGGCGGCGCTGTGGGTCGCCCGCGAGGGGGAGGCCCCGATGTGGGGCCCGATCCTATGGAACCGCCCGTGGCTGATCGCCGCCGGGGCCGCCGCGGGAGCCGCCACCGCCGTGAAGTGGTCGGGTCTGTACGTGCTCGCCGCCGTCGGCATCTACGCCGTTGTCACCGACGCCCTCGCCCGTCGACGCGCCGACATCGGTCAGTGGCCGATGGATGCCGTGCGCCAGGGCCTCGTCTCGTTCGTACTGCTCGTGCCGGTCGCCGCCGTCGTCTACCTGGCGAGCTGGTCGGGGTGGCTGTTCACCGACGGCGGGTACATGCGCTCCACTCCCGTGGCATCGCCCGGGTTCTGGTCGTGGGTGCCCGCGCCCCTGCAGAGCCTGTGGGCGTACCACGAGGCGATGTACCGGTTCCACGTCGGCTTGGTGACGCCGCACGCCTACGCGAGCCCCGCGTGGCAGTGGCCGTTCCTCGTCCGCCCGACGTCGATGTACTGGCATCAGGACGACTTCGGCATCAACGGGTGCGGTCTGCCGAGCGGCTGCACCGAAGCGATCTCGAGCATCGCGAACCCGCTCATCTGGTGGGCCGGGATCGCGGCATCCGTGTATCTCCTCGTGCGCTTCGTGCTCGTCCGGGACTGGCGCTACGCGATCGTGCTGACGGGCCTCGCCGCGACCTACGTGCCGTGGCTGCTGTACCCCGAACGCACGATCTTCCAGTTCTACACGGTCGCGATGCTGCCGTTCCTCGTCCTCGCGCTGGCGTTCGCGCTGCGCGACGTGTCGCGCGGAATCCGCGGGATGTCCCGCGCGAGCGGGCAGGGCATCGTGGCGGTGTTCCTCGTCGTGTGCGTGCTGCTGTCGGCCTTCTGGTATCCGGTGTGGGCCGGGCTGCCGGTGCCGTACGAGTTCTGGCGCCTGCACAACTGGCTGACGACCTGGATCTGA
- a CDS encoding AAA family ATPase: protein MPHGDEWLHDPRPVQRVKVFRDAPVDRAAWPATVPAVAQFLEVAADDGWEFGPGVTFLVGENGSGKSTLIEGIAEAAGLPAEGGSTNGGGETRRTESPLGEWLRIERSPRAPRWGFFLRAETMHSYYSWRDDLGGPAPSLHEMSHGESFNSLLDEVLDHERYVAGLACLDEPEAALSFSSTLRWLASLDRMRSRGTQVICATHSPVLAALPGATILELGEWGIRESAWEDLDLVRLHRGFLEAPGRYLRHLLE, encoded by the coding sequence GTGCCCCACGGCGACGAGTGGCTGCACGATCCGCGGCCGGTGCAGCGGGTCAAGGTCTTCCGCGATGCGCCGGTCGACCGCGCCGCGTGGCCGGCGACGGTCCCCGCTGTGGCGCAGTTCCTCGAGGTCGCGGCCGACGACGGCTGGGAGTTCGGCCCCGGGGTGACGTTCCTCGTCGGGGAGAACGGTTCGGGCAAGTCCACGCTCATCGAGGGCATCGCCGAGGCCGCAGGATTGCCCGCCGAGGGCGGGTCGACGAACGGCGGCGGCGAGACACGGCGCACCGAGAGCCCGCTCGGAGAATGGCTGCGCATCGAGCGGAGTCCCCGCGCGCCGCGGTGGGGCTTCTTCCTGCGGGCCGAGACGATGCACAGCTACTACTCGTGGCGCGACGATCTCGGCGGCCCGGCGCCCAGCCTGCACGAGATGAGCCACGGTGAGTCCTTCAACAGCCTGCTCGACGAGGTGCTCGACCACGAGCGCTACGTCGCGGGCCTGGCGTGCCTCGACGAGCCTGAGGCGGCCCTGTCGTTCTCATCCACGCTGCGCTGGCTGGCATCCCTCGATCGCATGCGCTCGCGCGGCACCCAGGTGATCTGCGCGACTCACTCCCCCGTGCTGGCGGCGCTCCCCGGCGCGACGATCCTCGAGCTCGGCGAGTGGGGCATCCGCGAGAGCGCGTGGGAGGATCTGGATCTGGTGCGGCTGCACCGGGGGTTTCTGGAGGCGCCGGGAAGGTATCTGCGGCATCTGCTGGAGTGA
- the rsmI gene encoding 16S rRNA (cytidine(1402)-2'-O)-methyltransferase — MIILAATPIGNLGDASRRLIEALENATVVAAEDTRTTQRLLAGLGVENRPRLIALHDHNEKERAAELVELAREDDLLVLSDAGMPTVSDPGFGLVAAAAAAGVTVTALPGPSAVVTALAVAGLPTDRFAFEGFPRRKPGERRRAFAQLASEERTLVFFESPSRLASTLDDLAATFGADRPAAVCRELTKLYEEVKRGTLAELAAWAAEGVRGEIAIVVGGARAREVAFPDAVTQVLELVRGGTRLKEAAAEVASLTGHSSRELYQAGLAVKR, encoded by the coding sequence GTGATCATCCTCGCGGCGACCCCGATCGGCAACCTGGGTGACGCCTCGCGCCGCCTCATCGAGGCGCTCGAGAACGCCACCGTCGTCGCCGCGGAGGACACGCGAACGACGCAGCGACTTCTCGCGGGCCTCGGCGTCGAGAACCGCCCGCGGCTGATCGCTCTGCACGACCACAACGAGAAGGAGCGGGCCGCCGAGCTCGTCGAGCTCGCGCGCGAGGACGACCTCCTCGTGCTCAGCGACGCCGGGATGCCCACCGTCAGCGACCCCGGTTTCGGGCTCGTCGCCGCGGCCGCCGCGGCCGGGGTGACGGTCACCGCTCTTCCCGGGCCCAGTGCCGTGGTCACCGCTCTCGCCGTCGCGGGGCTCCCCACTGACCGCTTCGCGTTCGAGGGCTTCCCGCGCCGCAAGCCGGGAGAGCGTCGCCGCGCCTTCGCGCAGCTCGCGTCGGAGGAGCGCACGCTGGTGTTCTTCGAATCGCCGTCGCGGTTGGCATCCACCCTGGACGACCTCGCCGCAACCTTCGGCGCCGATCGTCCCGCCGCCGTCTGCCGCGAACTGACGAAGCTCTATGAAGAGGTCAAGCGCGGCACGCTCGCCGAGCTCGCGGCGTGGGCCGCCGAGGGCGTGCGCGGCGAGATCGCGATCGTCGTCGGCGGCGCCAGGGCGCGCGAGGTGGCGTTCCCGGATGCCGTGACCCAGGTGCTCGAACTCGTCCGCGGCGGCACGCGGCTCAAAGAGGCGGCGGCCGAGGTTGCGTCGCTGACCGGTCACTCGTCGCGCGAGCTCTATCAGGCCGGTCTCGCCGTCAAGCGCTGA